Proteins encoded by one window of Salvia splendens isolate huo1 chromosome 5, SspV2, whole genome shotgun sequence:
- the LOC121805705 gene encoding lysM domain-containing GPI-anchored protein 1-like, with translation MQLAAAALLVLVLTSITSAAAKSTIEPCSNSASCPALVGYTLYTDLKVSELASLFSTDPISLLLANSIDISLPDVENHILPSQLFLKIPVSCACVDGIRKSAAVTYKTRPADTLASISTAVYAGIVSPDQIRDANPNADLSDPSVIAVGTPLAVPLPCTCFNNSDNNLPAVYMSYVVKDVDTLSGIAARYVTTVSDLMNVNALSSAEIKDGDILAIPLSACASNFPKYSSDYGLVVPNGSYAITAGHCVLCSCGPGSRNLYCQPAPLAVSCSSMQCRFSNLMIGNITAQPSSGGCNLTSCSYNGFVNGTIGSTLSTYLQPRCPGPQQFPTLIAPPTSLPDSYFAPAPSPSEAGGIPSTNPRSVVPSTGVAFGLPPAGGPAGSASGASNAHSLMDRVTAFPVALVLCLVVKFVLSTPL, from the exons ATGCagctcgccgccgccgccctccTCGTCCTCGTCCTCACCTCAATCACATCCGCCGCCGCCAAATCTACCATTGAGCCCTGCTCCAACTCCGCCTCCTGCCCCGCCCTCGTCGGCTACACCCTCTACACCGACCTCAAAGTCTCCGAGCTCGCCTCCCTCTTCTCCACCGACCCCATCTCCCTCCTCCTCGCCAACTCCATCGACATCTCCCTCCCCGACGTCGAGAACCACATCCTCCCCTCCCAGCTCTTCCTCAAAATCCCTGTCTCCTGCGCCTGCGTCGACGGCATCCGCAAGTCCGCCGCCGTCACCTACAAGACCCGCCCCGCCGACACCCTCGCCTCCATCTCCACCGCCGTCTACGCCGGCATCGTCTCCCCCGACCAGATTCGCGACGCCAACCCCAACGCCGACCTCTCCGACCCCTCCGTCATCGCCGTCGGCACCCCCCTCGCCGTCCCCCTCCCCTGCACCTGCTTCAACAACTCCGACAACAATCTCCCCGCCGTCTACATGTCCTATGTCGTCAAAGACGTCGACACGCTCTCAGGCATCGCCGCCAGATACGTCACCACCGTTAGTGACTTGATGAATGTCAATGCGCTCTCCTCCGCCGAGATTAAGGACGGCGACATTCTCGCCATTCCGCTCTCTG CTTGTGCTTCGAACTTCCCAAAATACTCCTCCGACTATGGCTTGGTTGTGCCAAACGGGAGTTATGCTATAACCGCGGGCCACTGTGTGCTGTGCAGCTGTGGACCAGGCAGTCGCAA CTTATACTGCCAACCGGCTCCGTTGGCAGTGTCTTGTTCGAGCATGCAGTGTAGGTTCAGCAATCTGATGATCGGAAACATTACCGCACAGCCATCAAGTGGCGGATGCAATCTCACTTCTTGCAGCTACAATGGTTTCGTCAACGGAACCATTGGTTCAAC ACTGTCGACGTATCTCCAACCTCGATGCCCAG GGCCTCAACAATTTCCGACACTCATCGCTCCACCAACATCGCTCCCGGATTCGTACTTTGCACCAGCACCATCACCATCCGAAGCCGGTGGCATTCCATCAACGAACCCCAGGTCCGTAGTACCCTCGACTGGCGTAGCTTTTGGACTCCCGCCAGCAGGTGGACCGGCCGGAAGTGCCTCTGGGGCCTCGAACGCTCACTCATTGATGGATCGAGTAACGGCCTTTCCTGTTGCCCTCGTGCTATGTCTCGTTGTCA
- the LOC121803054 gene encoding UDP-galactose transporter 1-like codes for MEEGRFCQWSVIRSVLAILQWWGFNVTVIIINKWIFQKLDFKFPLTVSCVHFISSAIGAYVIIKVLKLKPLISVDPEDRWRRIFPMSFIFCINIVLGNVSLRYIPVSFMQTIKSFTPATTVLLQWLIWKKYFDWKIWASLIPIVGGILLTSITELSFNMFGFCAALFGCLATSTKTILAESLLHGYKFDSINTVYYMAPFATMILAVPALLLEGSGVVAWLYTCPSLSSSLVIIFGSGVLAFCLNFSIFYVIHSTTAVTFNVAGNLKVAVAVTCSWLIFRNPISMMNAVGCSITLVGCTFYGYVRHMLSSQSPGTPRTPRTPRTPRSKMELLPLVSDKLDDKV; via the exons ATGGAGGAGGGTAGGTTTTGTCAGTGGAGTGTAATCCGATCGGTGTTGGCTATTCTTCAATGGTGGGGTTTCAATGTCACtgttatcatcatcaataaaTGGATCTTTCAG AAACTGGACTTTAAGTTTCCATTGACAGTGTCGTGTGTTCACTTTATATCCTCGGCCATTGGTGCGTACGTGATAATTAAAGTGCTAAAACTTAAGCCACTCATTTCAGTGGATCCTGAAGATCGATGGAGGCGGATATTTCCTATGTCGTTTATATTTTGTATCAACATAGTGTTGGGAAATGTTAGCCTGAGATATATACCTGTTTCCTTCATGCAAACCATCAAATCTTTCACCCCCGCAACCACAG TGTTATTGCAGTGGCTTATCTGGAAGAAGTACTTCGACTGGAAGATTTGGGCCTCGTTGATTCCCATTGTTGGAGGGATTCTTCTCACATCCATCACGGAGCTCAGTTTCAACATGTTCGGGTTTTGTGCTGCTTTGTTTGGCTGTCTTGCTACTTCCACAAAAACCATTCTTGCAGAGTCTCTGTTACATGGCTACAAATTTGATAG TATAAACACAGTGTATTATATGGCACCATTTGCAACGATGATATTGGCCGTGCCCGCCTTGTTGCTCGAAGGTTCAGGCGTCGTGGCATGGCTCTATACATGCCCTTCTCTTTCCTCGTCTCTCGTCATCATATTTGGGTCCGGAGTGTTGGCCTTTTGCCTCAACTTCTCCATCTTCTACGTCATTCACTCCACCACTGCTGTGACCTTCAATGTTGCCGGAAACCTCAAG GTTGCTGTTGCAGTGACATGTTCGTGGCTGATCTTCCGCAACCCGATCTCTATGATGAACGCGGTCGGATGCTCCATAACCCTCGTCGGATGCACGTTCTACGGGTACGTGAGGCACATGCTCTCGTCCCAATCGCCCGGAACCCCCCGTACGCCTCGGACGCCCCGGACCCCACGAAGCAAGATGGAGCTGCTCCCATTAGTAAGTGACAAATTAGATGACAAAGTTTGA
- the LOC121803056 gene encoding uncharacterized protein LOC121803056 — MSSSDSFLRQLGSGYQIWESASNRWGGGENGMFAMKKRVMVVVDQSSHTKHAMMWALNHVADKGDIFTLLHVVSDAYSSSSSHYLATSLGSLCKACKPEVEVEALVIQGPKMDTVINQVKKLEVSVLVLGQKKQPSPFLNCLCLKSSSEVFVDECINNLECLAIGVRKQSKTVGGYLISTRWHKNFWLLA; from the exons atgtcgAGTTCCGATTCATTTCTGCGGCAGCTAGGCAGCGGCTACCAAATCTGGGAGTCAGCCTCGAATCGGTGGGGCGGTGGAGAGAATGGGATGTTTGCGATGAAGAAGAgggtgatggtggtggtggatcaGTCCTCGCACACGAAACACGCAATGATGTGGGCGCTCAACCACGTCGCCGACAAGGGCGACATCTTCACTCTTCTCCACGTCGTTTCCGACGCCTACTCGTCTTCTTCGTCTCACTACCTCGCCACGTCACTCGGCTCTCTCTGTAAGGCGTGTAAGCCCGAG GTTGAAGTGGAAGCATTAGTAATTCAAGGACCAAAAATGGATACTGTAATAAACCAAGTTAAGAAGCTTGAGGTTTCTGTTCTAGTCCTAGGCCAGAAGAAGCAGCCATCTCCATTCCTCAACTG CTTGTGTTTGAAGAGCAGCTCAGAGGTGTTTGTGGATGAATGCATCAATAATTTGGAGTGTTTGGCAATAGGTGTAAGAAAGCAGAGCAAAACAGTTGGTGGATACCTCATCAGCACAAGATGGCACAAAAATTTCTGGCTTTTAGCTTAG